The following DNA comes from Magnolia sinica isolate HGM2019 chromosome 18, MsV1, whole genome shotgun sequence.
tttttctttgctttttgTTTCTCGATTAGAACTTTTCTTTGGAAATTGAGCTTTTTCATTTGGGATTTTGATTGCTGCGATGAATCTGCCTCTGGCCGCTTGCAGCGCATGAGGAATTTATTGAAGATGTTTCCAGCATTGTAAGATAAATTCTTTTCTCAAATGCTTTCGAAGGATTCatggttctttttttttcttttttctttttttgaaattttattccAAGATTGATTCTTGATGTTTCGATTGCAGAAATATGCAACCGATACTCTGAAACTCAACGTAATCCAACAGGTTCAATCCTTTCTGTATTTAATTTTCCTGCTTTTAAGAAAAGCATGTATAATGTTAGGATCACCACtgtggtgggacctacctttcttgtccagtgggccccatcatgtattGGGTCATGTCCGAAAATCTATGATGTTGGAAATCTTTGCTGTTTATTTGGATTGTTTCTTGTTGGATGTGGGGCTGTTTGGTGGCCTGTCCACTGCATCAGAAAAGTAATTTCATCTCACAGAAGAGATTACTGGGTATAGCCCATCGATGattgccccacctgatgaatggtctggatctagaAAAAGGTGGGCCCGCACTGTATGGTTGCTAGCCAAATGCAAAATGACGTTTTGTTCGCGGAGCATCATCTGATACCTCTCTTTCCATGGATTGATTGCTTTTGCGGAGTTGAATGTGCATGATTCTTTTTCCTTACTCTTTAAGGAAAGAATGTGTCACGTCAGGCTAGAACCcgtacagtgggacccacctttctcACGTCCCAGAAATTATCAATCATGGAAAATATTCGCTGTATCTGTAGATTGCTTCTTGTTGAATGTCGGGTTGCTGGTGGCCTGTCCACTGCAGGCAACTAATCAGAAAGTTTCAGTTCATCTGATGGAGGAGATCACTGGGCATTGGCAATTGATGATGGGTCCAACAGATGAACTATCTGGATTTATAAAATGTGGGCACCAATCGTATAGTGTTGGCCAAATGGAAAATATCATCTTAACCGTACGAGCATAGTACAATATCTCCTCTCTCCACTGATGATTGCTTATGCAGTGTTGAATGTGTGTGATTCCTTTTTCTTTCATGTTCTTGGATACTTTTTTATGTCAATACATAGCATTTTCACTGGTTGGAATTGGGTCTGGTTTGTAATTCAGGAAATAGATGAAGGTTTGAAAGAGCCAGCAGGAATTGTTTATAAAGACAGGGATTATAATTCAGTAGTTAGTGGGAATTCTTCTCATAATGATTTTGTGATCAAGGACAGTGAGAATGCCAAAGAGAGAGGTGGTTTATTGGCTAGAAATGGTTGGTCTTTGTAGTTTTGAAATTTTGCATTGTTGATAATGTATGGTTTTCCCCCCAATGACTTTAATCACTCTGTTTCTTCCAGTTAGTTCAGGGTTTGGTACTGTCAGAAGGGAAGGAAATCAACCCAGAACTATTTCAATTCCTTTGGGAAGAAAGGTACGATCTTGGTAAATTTTTTTACATTGGGATCAGAACGGTTCCTCATTTAGATGCTATTGATTTAGAAGAGGGACTCTTCATTTGACTTTTCAGTTGTTTCTACAGTCCTGAgtagctttttcttttctttttgacatGACAGAAattgttgaaatttgtgaaaGAGAATTgataaagaaattaaaataacatGTACAACATGCTTTGATTTCAATAAAAACCATGCATTTTTATTTGCACTGTAGCGTGCTACATTTTACCTTCAGATTTAGCTGTAGCTTTTGTCTTCATTCCAAACAATCATGGCCTTAAGAGTGATATTCCCAATTTCCATTATTGGTAAGAACTCCATGGCACCCAAAACAAATGAGTGTTTTGTGTTGAATCAAAGTAACGTCTCGTATTTGTCATCTGCTTCTAAATTTAGATTCGTAAGGCTATTTAACCGAAAACATGTCAACCAAGCTTCACCTAAGACAGTCCACCCGGTATGCGATTAGTGGTCTCCCCTACAGTGGATCATCAATGTGCGAATCAGAGATGCCATAGTCTTCAACCATGGCTAAAGGAGAATTTCATCCTTGCCTCTCAGTAATCCAGGCATATAATCACGCTGACATCCACAAACTGGCAACTGTATCTGAGATTTGAACCTATTCTGGCACACACCGGCGATTCCTATTGTTTGATTCTAGGCCTGCTTGAATTACAAGCATCAGATCTTCCAATTGATGGAAATGCAAGGATCAGATAATGCTCAAATATATACCAGAAGCACAATAAACGATGTCATCTCTACACGATCTCTGTGAGCAACTCTGACAAAAATGGAAGGAACATCGGCAAAGAAATGCCTTTCCAGGCAATGATTTTGTAAAACGTATGGTCATATTTGTCTGATAAATCTTACCTTTGGTTAAACTATCCAAGGATTTAGATGAAAAtcacaaaattacaaatatcattaatttttttaacaTAAAGAACCCCCAAAGTTTTCCATCTGATCACTGTTAAATTTGCAGCGTGCGATTTCAGTGCATCGGAGCTACTGAGTCAATAATTTCATTGGTTCATGGTTAAGATCTGTTGTACAAAAGAAAACTCTTCATCAGCATTATGTACATATATAACTGGAAAAGGATTATGCCCTTCGCCTGTAGGTGCAATACCTCCCTCACCTCATCTATGCACCATAGCCTTCAAAAgtaccattttcttcttcttgacAATCAATGCAAATTTTGTTCAGAAGATGAAAAAAGATACATCAATGGGAACGAATTTCTTCATTGAGAGGAGAGAGCCATCCCTCTATCTTAAACACTAGGTATCTCATTCTCCTCTACCAACATGGGCAAAGGAATGTTTAGTCTCGAACTGCTGAGCTAAATTGTGttattaaaattaataaataaataaataaaccgtGAACTTCCCTGGCTCAGAATGGTCCTTGCCCAATTTATGGCATTTGAGTTGCTTTCAACAATCACGATTAACCTCCGCCCTTCTCTCAAGGCAAGAGCTTTCACTTTCATGTCTCCCATTCCAGCTGGCCCTGAAAAAGTGAAGATAGTGTTGCCCTTATTGTCATGTAACACACCACCCAAGCTGCAAGGGCCGGGGTTCCCTAGGGAGTAACCATCGAAATGAAGCCTCTGCTACCCTCCAAGTGGGCATCTCTAACCTGGCACAATTTTGGGACAAGAAGCTTCACTATTCACCACCAAAGACCAATCCACAAAAGCCGCATGACGTCAGTATCTTGCAAAATTCCTGGTACAAGATTACTTTTATTTTGTTCAGCTCGTATCCATTTGATTGGTTTGTCCACTAATGTCTTGGAATTTATAGGGATTTTATGTAATAGTGACGACTGGACAACTTGCCGTTTAAGTTGTGCTCGAAAGGTCCTTGTCTCTTGAAAGCTTCCCTCAAATTGTACTTGGCCATCTAAGGAGAATATTCCCAAAACCACCATTCTATAAAATAATAGGTAAATGCTGATAACAAAAAAGTATACCCGATAAACTCCCACTTTATATGTACAATAGGTAAGTTGGAAATGAAGGCTACCATTTTTATCAGCAGAATAGATGAGTTGGGAATAGAAGACATCCATTTTTGTAAGTAGAAGAATAGATAAGTTTCAGTGATATATTAGAGCTTTCAATGGGCTAGGCTGTCCCAATTCTCCCCAAGACCCATCAGGGCTGGTCTTACATGGGTTTAAATGCTGGGCCCATTcacagcccattgataaccaattcTGCCCTGTACCTGGACCCTGTTCAGCTTGATATGCTGAGAGCCCTAGTGATTATAAATCtctgtattgattttattttttatttttatttttatttttttggtttggaAGCAGTGGCAATCTAACCAAGCAACCGCTAGAGCAGAACCAAGCAAACCCTCCTCCCAGTCTCGGAAAGTAACTGTTAAGAAGATAAGAGAGATGAAAGATCAGCTGATCACGGCGAAGGCGTACTTGAATTTTGCACCACCAAAAAGCAACCCCCACTTGGTAAGAGATCTGAAACAGCGGTTAAAAGACGTAGAACGAGCAATTGGTGAAGCTACAAGGGACTCACATATGTCTAAGAGGTAAACGAATATGTGAGTGTGTTCTATTCGTTTTTACTCTATTCCTTTCTGAATTGATTGGGATGAAAAGTACAGAGAAACAAACCTTGTTTTGGATTGATAAATTGAAGGACAAAGTAAGAGCCCGATTGGTGCACTGCTATATAGTAGTAGGCAGGGCTTCCTGACCGTACTTAATGTGCATGGTGTTCGGGGCAGTACAGAAGATGAACCTCTAGTAGCAGGCTTCTGTTTTCCCACCTTTTACACCCCAGAACACCATTGACAGAAGAATGGGAAGGTTTTATTCTTATGTCAACCATGCCACCAGTTAGATTTATGGGGAGAAAATCATGCAGTTCTCTGCAGAGGATGAGATCCATGGAGGTTGCATTGTCCAAAGCCAGCCGAGTTTTCTCTGACTGCTCTCCAGTGGCAATGAAGCTCCGTGCTATGACTAAAAATGCTCAAGAACAGCTCCAGGCACAGAAGAGTCAGGCAGCTTATCTCAATCAACTTGCTGCAAGGACATTCCCTAAAGGTCTTCACTGCTTGTCCATGCTGCTCACTGCCGACTACTACTCTCTACAGCCCGAGGAGCGGGAGCTTCCCAATAGACAGAAATTTCAGCAGCCAGGTCTCTACCATTATGCTGTCTTCTCTGACAATGTCCTTGCGTGTGCTGTGGTTGTTAACTCTACCATCTCCACATCGATGGTAAGAAACTGAAACTGCAATGTAGGATGTTACAAATTGCAGTTTGACTTGAACAGATGCATTGTGGCAATGCATTTGCATGCATGTCAAGCAAGGTCTCAAGGCATGCGATATGCACATGCATGCAGCATAATCAGTTAGAACATTGCACACTAAACTGTAAACGTAAATGGACCTGTATCTGCCCAAAAAGCTATTTTACCAAGATGCTTCAAAATAAAGTAGCCCCATAATATTGTAAGATATTCATTTTTTTGTAAAATCCATAGTTTTCGAACTCAAAATTAAACTCAACTCAGGAGTCTGTCAAGTAATATTAAATATTTAGAATCGTAAGTACTTGTAGAGTTTTGGTGAGTTGAGTTTTTTTGAGCCTTGATGAAATCCGATCAAGTTGAatcgaggtttttttttttcttttcttttctttttttctttttaagttctCAAAGAGGTAAAATCCATACACCATATCTATTGACAACCATGGTGTATCTGTGTTGTATCTGGATACCATATTCCAAGTGATTCTTTAAGGCATGGAGCACATACGCATGGTGTTCTGATTACATGCTTTTCCATTGTCATATCTATCCATTTACAAAGGGATGTTGATATGGTATATGTGATGTACAATTTGCATATGCAACATATCCTGAACAATGTACATGTTTAGTATTTGCGCAATCATTTGCAGCTAGGAACTTAAAGATCATGGGATTATCCACGTTATAGTTGCAATGATGTGCCTTAACTTTATAAAAAACTGTTACCCAATTAGTACATGGAATTCTGATATGCCCAAGGATTTCTTTATTCTTTTAGTTTGTGATAGATAATCACAAACTTCATTAAAGAGTAAAGGAAGATCCAATGCAAAGTGCTCAGTAAAAAGAGAATTTTACTAGTTACAACTTTAGTTAGGGTGTTGGCAATATTGTTAGTTTCTCTGCTTGCATAAGCAGAAGAAAGGTTTGGCCAAGTGTCCAAGGATGGGAAAGAATATTAgtcatgtgattgatttgaatattgattttttcccctttctttcctttttattgatTTGCATTGATGCTAGACAAAGACTGTAACTTGcggaaagaagaaaataaataactcAGTTTCCGAAAAATGCCTAAATGTTCGACGCTAATGGTTTTGAATTTGTTTTAATTTGAAAAGAACGTATCTGAAAAATAACTCACAAGTCATGtgattttctttgtaatttttcCTCCTGTTACTGTCAGCAATATATGTCTTTCACCAGAAAAGTTATCTAGGAACTCTGATTACTACCATAGGGTGCACAGCTTCTAGAAGGATCTGGTCTCTGAACCTGAATTAGGTGAAATAATTTCTATTTGAAGACCATTAGGTTGCACATATATAATGATAAGCAGAGCCTAGAAGTTCGACACTGTTTTGCTGGGATAAGAAAGATACCATTGCTGACCCTGAAGCCATTGCTGTTACCTGTGAAGTAATTTCTACATAATAAATGCTCTTGCCACTACAGAGGCATTCTTATTTGAAGGAATAACATACATACTGATGTCAGAAGCATTGTTTAAAAGCTAGGTAGGTCACTTGGATCTGTATTAAAATTAGCTGATTTCACATATGATTTGGGTGTACACAGGATTCGTGTGGTAGacacccaattagttgggataaggcttggacGATGAGGATAATGACAATGATGATTCAGATGTATACAAAAATTGGGCACTTTCTCCTACCGAATTTTGCACTACTCCACTGGGTTGGTCAAGTTGTGTATGACGCAACCGAGTTTTGCAAACTGATTGTTTTTGGAAAAATAACAAGAGATTTGAACTGGGCATCTATGACTCATGAAAAGAATTCCTAACCACTAAGACAGTGAGTTTTGCAGTAACGTTCTATTTTTTATCGAAATATTGAAGCtttacctcttcttcttcttcttcttttttaagtaAATTTGCCAAATAACACAAGACAACCCATCTCTGGCACCCCACCGTGTATGTGGATATTGTTTAGGATGATCAGGACCATTGAACTAGTGGGCACCGCTTTATGGATGGACTATAATATGAAAATCAGAAATTGTCAATCTTGCCAGCATATTAGTGGCATGCAtgtaatcctctctctctctctctctctctctctctctctctctctctctctctctctctctctctctctctctctctctctctctctctctctctgccaaaAGAACTAAAGAAGGGGACGACTAGACAACCTGGAATGGAAAGGTCTAAAATGTGCTACTCGTGAGTTGGAGACTCACAGTGCTGCAATGAGTCAGGCCAGAGAAAATGTCAGCAAGCAGCCATGACTATACAATTACAAACTGGCATGGCTCATCTTCTGGATATAAGTTCCCATAATGCATTTTACAATGATTCGTTATGTCTAggactctcatcaccttccatgcCATGCaacatttttctagaaattcatcAGACATACAGAGAAAAATGTTTAATTGTTCCAATTCTTTTGCAGGAGCCAGAGAAGATAGTCTTTCATGTGGTAACTGATTCTCTCAACCTCCCATCAATGATGATGTGGTTCTTGGCCAACCCACCTGGTGAAGCTGCGATCCAAGTTGAATGTATGGATGATTTTAAATGGCTGTCTTCCAATTTCCACTCAATGTCAAAGCAGCCAAACTCCAAGGACCCACGATACACTTCCACATTGAACCACCTTCGCTTCCATCTTCCACAAGTTTTTCCTATGTTGGATAAGGTTGTGCTCCTTGATCATGATGTGGCAGTGCAAAGGGATCTAAGGGGATTGTGGATCGTCGATATGAAGGGAAAAGTTAATGGAGCAGTCGAGACTTGTGGGGACAATGATACATTTCATCGGATGGATAAGTTTCTTGATTTTTCCGATCCAGCTATCTCAAAGACATTTGATGTCAACGCGTGCACATGGGCATTTGGGATGAACGTGTTTGATCTACAAGAGTGGAGGAGACGAGATCTGACGGCCATCTACCATAAATGGTTTCAATTGGTAAGGGAATTTATGTGCGGTTATGCATTCATTCATGTTGTATGTgtgcactatatatatatatatatatatatatatataagatatgctcacacacaactagttggacctttcaaattggtccaactagctgggcaTTAAATTGGCGAAAAAACTCTTGTTGTGAATACCTAATTATTTCTCGGATAAATTGTGTATACTATATCCTACTTAATAAAGATGGGTACACATATTAAAGTTATGGACCGTTTATCAAATGGCCTGCtaattggatattatttattaaaaaaaaaaaaatttatcgaAATATACTTATTTCTTTACCTACAGGTGCAAGTAAAATCTAGACCCTAGTAATACATTTTTAATTGTCCAAATTTCTCCTATAATTGTTTTaactacaaaatagaaaataaattttttattttttttttacacaacaTGATTACAATTTACTATATTTGTTCAATGGACCAGATGTCTTACATATTTGATCCATTATCTGAATAAATTACACTTGTACAACTCCAAAAGTATAATCCCTCTTATTGAAAAggtagtctctctctctcccccattcatttattactctctctcttgATATTCTATCCAACAATAAGAGTGCCATGATCCATTATTACTTTGAGGGTCCAAAAATTATGCTGACACACGATTTAGGTAAGGTTACACTTAAGGCAAAAATTATGCTGAGTTTGGTAAATCTCTATAACACACCATATAATtaaagtggattttacatacaagtcaatgtgggcccaccctaATCCACCCCCTATTATTTGCATGGCTGACATGCAACCTCTGCATTCCCATgcaaactgagacgtgaatccaGCCACTAGTCTCCGTGTCACACGAATAATGATGTGGTCTGTAGCAAATGGTGTGCCTCTCCTTGATTTGTGTGTGAAACCTACTCTGACCATAAGGTGTGCCATGGAATGTTAACtataaggtatatatatatatatataaaataaaaaaatcagcaactttTATGGTTCAGGTAAGTTGTACAGGTGATAATAAGTATGTAGGGAGACAGTCACCATCCAAACTTTTTTATTAGATATGGCACACAAATCATGCATGGCCCTAATATTTGGTGCAAATGTATAACTTATCAAAAtaaatctaatagttggagtggatttcacataaacattaagATAGCCCCAGTAGAaaattaatggtggacatcctatcaaagttgttttattttttgtggcATACCTAAATTGCATGACAACCTGAATTTTAGGATCTAGACATGgctatgtctgacttaattgatTGTCAGAGTGGATTGTCCATAAACATCACCATTGGcctcataaaaatcaagggttggcATCCGCCTCTTCTATTGTCTGTTGGTTTGGCCTACTTAATCACAAATTTACTTGTATTTTTAGCTCTATGGTTAAATTTCTACTATTCacataatggttggagtggattcaccgTGCATATCAGGATGGGACGCCAAGCCCACATCTCCTCCGTGCTGTTTGGAGAGAGATTTTAAAACTATCCTTTCCTTTTAAAAAGGCGAGAAAAAAGGAGAGATTTAAACGGTGAGAGAGTAATAAATGAAGGGAGAGAAAGCGAGAGCATAGTCTTGTTTGCGGACTTTTTGGCTATATTTTAGGAGTTTTACATGTGTGATGCATTTGTACAATACGTTACATGCGTCGTAAATCTGATCTGTTTATCAAGTATAGCACCTTATGATAATATGAGaggccatttttttttctcttctaatCAATAATTGATTAGAGTACCACTCTTTTAGGAGAAATTTGGAGTGGTTAGAAATGCAttacattaatttaaatttaacttcCATATGTGATTTAAATAactaatatattttaataaaattttgtaaATCACATCTAAGTAATGGGTCCTATTTGATATACTGAGAGGGTCTTTAATACTTATTACCATCTTAAGTGAGTAGGACATTGTATTACATCATCTTTTACAAGGGGCATTACATGTGAATCAAAAAGGCATTCTTATCATTTAATGCccaactagttggaccaaaacTCATGGTCCACTAGTTGTGTgtcagcatatatatatatatatatatataggaaaaggtactatgcgctcgaccttgcgataagctcccgtgaggtcgagctatgtgggccccaccgtgatgcctgtcgaccatcaacaccgtgcatttgatgtgtcccatctaaattatgggatatcccaaaaatcagccgtatacggaactcaggtgggccataccatctaaaatcatgtgaagacaacgttaaaacatataaaagcacttggtggggcccaactgagttttgaatgctgctgaaacttggtctgaaccctcatacaagtgggacacacataatggatgggctggatttgcaaaccacatctcggtgggcccaaaaaatgattatgaatgttttaatggtgcacggcccctccccacttctgtatgtggtgtggcccacacaagtcacgg
Coding sequences within:
- the LOC131233836 gene encoding probable galacturonosyltransferase 6; protein product: MKQKIRWQRILILLLLSITFVSPILYLPRKVANFTSSYAHEEFIEDVSSIKYATDTLKLNVIQQEIDEGLKEPAGIVYKDRDYNSVVSGNSSHNDFVIKDSENAKERVSSGFGTVRREGNQPRTISIPLGRKWQSNQATARAEPSKPSSQSRKVTVKKIREMKDQLITAKAYLNFAPPKSNPHLVRDLKQRLKDVERAIGEATRDSHMSKSSLQRMRSMEVALSKASRVFSDCSPVAMKLRAMTKNAQEQLQAQKSQAAYLNQLAARTFPKGLHCLSMLLTADYYSLQPEERELPNRQKFQQPGLYHYAVFSDNVLACAVVVNSTISTSMEPEKIVFHVVTDSLNLPSMMMWFLANPPGEAAIQVECMDDFKWLSSNFHSMSKQPNSKDPRYTSTLNHLRFHLPQVFPMLDKVVLLDHDVAVQRDLRGLWIVDMKGKVNGAVETCGDNDTFHRMDKFLDFSDPAISKTFDVNACTWAFGMNVFDLQEWRRRDLTAIYHKWFQLGKMRQLWKDERLPLGLVTFYNLTVALDRRWHVHGLGYESGKSQGEIEIAAVIHYDGSMKPWLDIGIAEYKGYWKRHVQSDHPYLQRCNIHQ